Genomic window (Vicinamibacterales bacterium):
ATCTCCGCGGACCGCTCAACGCGATCCTGGGCTGGACGTCGATCCTGCAGCAGGGATCGCTCGACGGCGCGGCCGCCGAACGGGCGCTGGAATCCATCACCGACAACGCCAGGCGGCAGCAGCACCTGGTCGAAGAGCTGCTCGATTTCTCGCGCATCCGGTCCGGCCGGCTGACGCTGTCGGTCGAGGACATCGACCTGCGCGCGCTGCTGCGCGCCATCGTCGAATCGAACGTTCCTGTCGCCGCCGCCCGCGGCCAGGCCCTCGACCTGGCGCCCGTGCCGGCGCTCGTGGTGCGCGGCGACCGCCGGCGTCTGGAACAGGTGTTCTTCAATCTCGTCGGCAACGCACTGAAGTTCACCCCTGACGGGGGGCGCATCGAGATCGCCGCGCGTACCATCGACGATGCGGCGGAGATCCGCATCACCGACAGCGGCGCCGGCATCGCGCCGGAGTTCCTGCCGCACGTATTCGACGCGTTCCGCCAGGCCGACCAGACGCGGGGCACGGCGGCCGGCGTCGGCCTCGGGCTGTCGATCGCGCGGGAGCTGGTCGAGGCGCACGGCGGATCGATCCGCGCCCAGAGCGAAGGGCCTGGCTGCGGCGCCACCTTCACCGTCACACTGCAGCCGGGCCGTCTCGTCGTTCAGGACGCGTCAACCGTGCACTGACCGCCGCCGCGCGTTCAGGAAGACGACCGCGCCGATGACATTCGCGGCTGCCACGACGCCGCCGATCTTGACCGCGAAGGCCAGCCGGCTCTCGACCGAGATGATCGGCAGAATCGAGAGCACGACGAACGCGAGCGTCATCAGCAGTCCGGAGGCGGCGGCCAGCCTCAGCCACGCCGGTGAACGGACGTCGGCGATCGGCAGCGCAAACATCACCAGGTAGGTGAGGGCGTAGAAAATGCCGGAGGCGTTCCACAGCAGCTGGAAGGCTTCCTGCTTGCCGACGCCGATCTGTCCGGCGATGCTGAAGGCCAGTGTCACCGCGCCGACGAACACGATCGAGTTGACCGGTGTCTGCCGCCGCGGATGCAGGCGCGTGAACCACGCCGGCAGCAGCCCGTCCCAGCCGGCGACCATCGGCAGCCGGGTGTTGCCGGCGAACATCACGCTGGCCTGTGCGACGCGGATGCAGAGCAGGACCACGATCGCCGCCGGCGCGATCCACCGGAACGCGCCGAGCGGCGCGAACCCTTCGCTCAGCACCTGCGGGATCGGCGCGATCAGATCGATGCGATCGATCGGCACCAGCGTCAGCACGGACGCCGTGCCGAAGACGAACATCGCTCCGATGATGGGAGCGGCGAACCAGACCGAGCGCGTGATCGCGCGCTCGGGACTGCGGCACTCGCCGGCGTGGATCGCGACGTACTCGAACCCGCCGAGCGCCCCGAAGCCCATCTTCGTGAAGATGTTGAAGCCGAGGATGGTCATCGCCGGCATCGCGGTGGCGAGCGGGTGGAACGAGGGCAGCGAGCCGTGCCACAGATTCAGCCACGGCAATGCCACCAGCATCGCGAAGGTGGCCAGCATCAGGGCGCCGCCGCTCTTGTGAACCCATTTGCCGACGTTGAGACCGGCGATGGTGATGGCGACGAGCGCTGAGAGGATCACGACGTTGATCGCGACGACCAGGGCGCTCTGCTCGGCGAGGCCGCCGGCCCCCGGCCGGATGTACTGAAAATACTGGGTCACCTGCAGGCCGGTTTCCGACGTGTTGAGAATCGCGAACAGCCACAGGTTCCAGGCGACCAGGAACCCGACGAACTCGTTGAACCCCAGCTTCGCCCATTGGTACAGCCCGCCCTCGAGCGGCATCGCGCGATTGAGGTGGATCACCACCGCGGCCGACGGCAGGTAGAAGAACACGATGGCCGCCAGCCACAACACGACGTGCGCCGGGCCCTGCTTCGCGGCGACGCCGACCCACGGCAGGCCGACGATGAAGAGGACCTGTGTCAGCGTGAGGTCGCTGACGCCGAGATCCCTTCGCAGATCTACCGTGTTGCGGGTGTCCATCTCGCCATCGCGGCCGCGGCCGCGGCGCGGGCCCGTGCGATGCCGGCCAGTTGGCGCGCGGTGGCGGGGACATCTGCCGCCTGCAGGGAGTTCATCACGGCGCGAAGCGGCTGCGCGGCGACGCGCAGCGCGGTGGCAGCCTCGCTCTTTCCCTGCGACTCCGCGTCCGCCGCCGCCTGTTCGATCGCCTTCGCCTCGAAGTACATCGTGCGCGAGAGCCTGTAGACCTGCTGCATCGCGGGCGCCGGCGTCGTGACGCGCGGATCCTGCGTCACGGTGATCGGCTGCGTGTAGGCCCGGCCGCCGACCGTCAACCTGACCGTGTAGCGGCCGGGGCCGACCCACGGCGCCGCTGGTGCCGGCGCCGTGTCGTACGGCACGGCGGCGCTGGGCAGATCTCCGCCGCCGCGTCCGCCGCCGCCCGGAAGCGGCTGATAGTGCACGTCCCAGGTGAAGCGGTGCATTCCCGCGGTCGTCATCAGCGGCTGCGGCCTGCGATACCAGTAGAGCGGCAAGGGCGCGTCCACGTTCGGCTCGGGAAGCGGCGGCGGCGGATCCGCGCTGGAATAGCGCCGTACCTGCCGTCCCGCGGCATCGAGGATCTCGAGCACCACCGGCCCGGGCGCGTCCCGCGCCAGGTAGTAGTCGATGATCGCGCCCTCGGGAGGGTTCGGATGCCGCGGCTCGTCTGGCGGCAGCGGCGTGTCGCTGTTGGTGTTCCACCGCACGCGCTGCCCCGGCTGCGGCGAGAACAACATGTCGGCGTCGGTCGCGGGACGCTGGCGCAGGGGCGTGATGTCATCCAGGATCCAGATTCCCCGCCCGTGCGTAGCGGCGATGAGGTCGTCGTCCTTCACCTGGAGATCGCGGACCGAGGAGGGGGCCATGTTGAGGCGCAGCGACTCCCAGTGGTCGCCGTCGTCGAACGAGACGTAGACCTGTGTCTCTGTTCCGGCAAACAGCAGGCCTTTCCGCTTCACGTCTTCGCGAATGGCGCTGAGCGCGCCGCCCTGAGCGATGCCGCTGACGATCTCTGTCCAGGTCCGCCCGCCGTCGTGCGTGCGGAAGAGGTGGGGGTTCTGATCGTCGAGGCGCAGCGTGTTGACGGCCGCGTAGGCGGTCAGCGGATCGAAGCGGCCCGGCTCGATCATGAACACTTTCCAGTACGAGCCGATCTGTTTTGGCGTCACGTCCGTCCAGTGCAGACCGCCGTCGGCAGTGGTCGCAATCACACCGTCGTCGGTGCCGATCCAGATGCGGCTGATGTCGAGAGGGGAGGGGCCGATCGTGTAGACGACGCGCGCGCCGTTCTCGTCGGCCTGCTTCGCACTCGTGACCTGCTCGGTGTAGGTGCCGACGCTCTTCGGCACCTCGTGCGCCTTGCGGGTGAGGTCCGGGCTGATCTGCTTCCAGGTGCGGCCGCCGTCCATCGTCTTCCACAGGACGTTGGTGCCGTAGAAGAGTGATTTCCTGTCGGCCATCGAGAACACGAGCGGCTGTGTCCGGACCTGGCGATTGACGACGGGACCGGTGGCCTGGCCGCCGCGGCCGCCGCGGCCCGACTCGATCGGGCCGACGTCGGACACCTGCCCGGTGCGTCGGTCGTACTTCGTCACCACCTTGCTGCCGTAGACGATGTCGGGATCGAGCGGATCGGGGGCGGCATAGCCGTATTCCTCGATGCCGACCGGATGCCACTCGCGCATCGTGATCGCGCCATCGACGCCGCGGCTCGCGACGCACGCCGACCCGCTGTCCTGCTGGCCGCCGCAGACGCGATACGGGAACGCGTTGTCGGCGGCAACGTGGAACATGGCCGCCGTCGACTGCGTGTACCAGGAGCTCCAGCTGCGGCCTTTGTCGAGCGACACGACAGCGCCCTGATCGGACGCCAGCAAGATGATGTCGGGGTTGATCGGGTTCATCCACGCGTACTGGTAGTCGTCCCCTCCCGGCGCCCCCTTGAACGGTACCCACGACGCGCCGCTGTTCTCGCTCAGATAGGTGACCTGGCTGGTGACGATCAGCCAGTCAGGATTCTTCGGATCGACGCAGATCGAGGCCTCGTTGCTCGTGCCGACGCGCGGATCGGTCGAGACCGGCGCCCACGTCTCGCCGGCGTCGTCGGAGCGGTAGATCGGATTGTTTCGGGGAGCGCCCGTTCCCCTGCCGCGGCCGCCGCCTCCGCCTCCCCTGCCCACGGCGGCGCCGTCCGGGGCGGCCGTCACGTAGGCGTAGAGGCGCCTGGGGTTGCTCGGCGCAATCGTCAACTCGGCGTTGCCGATGCGCGCGGGCAGGCCGTTGGTGAGGGGCTTCCAGGTCGAGCCGCCGTCGATCGACTTGAAGATTCCGCCGGTGCCGCTCCACGCCGCGTTCTCCCACGGGCCCTGGCGCCCTTCGAACAGCACCGCGTAGACGATGTCCGGATTCGAGGGATCGATGTCGACGTCCTTGCCGCCGGTGTCGGCGTTGCGATACAGCACTTTCTGAAACGTCGCGCCGCCGTCCGTGGATCGGAAGATGCCTCGCTCCTCGTTCGGACCGTAGGGGTGGCCGAGCGCGGCGACGAACAGGCGGTTGGGGTTCGTCGGGTCGACCTCGACCCGCGCGATCTGCTGCGAGTCGCGGAGGCCGAGATGCGCCCACGTCAGGCCGGCGTCGGTGGACTTGTACATCCCGTCCCCGATGGCCAGGTCGGGACGCTGGAGGCCTTCGCCGCTGCCGACGTAGACGACGTCGGGATTCGACGGTGACACCGCAATCGAGCCGATCGATCCGGTCGGCTGGTCATCGAAGATTGGCGTCCAGGTGCGGCCCGCGTTGATCGTCTTCCAGACGCCGCCGTTGACCATGCCGATGTAGAAGGTGAACGGCTGACCGGGAATGCCGGCCAGCGCTTTGGTGCGGCCGGCGCGCATCGGCCCGATCGGCCTCCAGCGCAGGTCGTTGAAGAACGGTCGGGAGGAGGCGGGGAGGCTCGCCTGGCGTGCTCCCGCGCCAATCGACCCGGCGGCGAGGCAGATCGCGAGCGCCGCCCGAGACAGCCAGCTGCGTGACATGCGCGGGAGTATATCCGCGCCCAGTCCGTCTACGGTTTTGCCACGCCGAGCGCCGCGAGGTCGTGATCGCCGCGGCCTTCCGCGATGACCTCGTCCATCCGCCTGGCGATGGTGGGCAGGATGAGGAGCGGGCCGCCACGGGCGGCTTCCGTCATCAGGCGGACGTCCTTTCTCGCCATGGTCAACTCGAAGGAAGCAGGCGCCGTATCGCCGCTCGCCATACGCCGTCCGCGCATCGGGATGCCGCCCATCAGCTTGAAGTGGTCGAACACTTCGAGCGACTGGAGCGGATCGATGCCGTTGGCGCGCGCGATGGTGAAGATGTCGGCAAGCCCGCCGTTGACCGCGAACAGCATCAAGTTGCCAAACAGCTTGTAGGCCGCCGCGAGGTCGGGGCGCTCGCCGACGTACCAGGCGTCGCCCGTCATGGCGTCCAGGTCGCGGCGTGCCGCGTCGTACTCGGGCCGCGGTCCGGACACGATCATCACGCCGGTGCCGTCGGCGGCCATCTGCGGCGACATGAACACCGGCGCGTGCAGGAATCGCACGCCTCGGGCGCTCAGCCGCTCCGCGCGGGCCTGCGTCGCGGCCGGCAGCGTCGTCGAGTGATCGACGATGAGCGCGTCGGCGGCGAGCGCCGGAAGGATCTGTTCCAGGACGGCGTCGACGACCGCGTCCTCCGACAGTACGATGTGGACGCGCCCGGCGTCTCTCACCGCCTCGGCGGGGGAGGCGGCAGCACGAGCCCCCTCGGCCTCGAGCGCCCGGGCCTTCGCGGCGGTGCGGTTCCACACCGTGACCTCGAGCCCCTGGGTGCGGAAGCGCCGGACCATACCCGACCCCAGCAGGCCGGTCCCCAGCAGTGCGATTCTGGTCGGATTTGTGTCCATAGGCCGGCAATCTTACTCTTGTATGCGCGTGGCATGGATCGTGGTGTATCCATGACGGAGAACCTCATGCAGAAGACTGTGATTCTGTCGCTGGCGGTTTTGGTCGCGGCGTCGGTTCAGACGCCGGCGTCGGCCCAGACGTCAGCGTCGGCCCAGACGCCGGCGCCGGCCCAGACGCCGGCGCCGAAGCGCGGCGGCGCGGCGCGTAGCGGCAACGTAACCTTTGCCGTGCTTGTAACGGATCCATCCGGCACCGCGCTCACCGACGTCAAAGTGGCGCTGACGGGCGCCGCCGAACGCGCGTCCCGCACTGAATCGGGACGCATCGTGTTCGAGGACCTGCCGGCCGGGAACTACCGGTTCCGGTTCGAGAAGGACGGATTCGTCCCGCTCGAGAAGGAGCTGGCCGCGCGCGGCAGCGTTCCCATCGACGTCAAGGTGACGCTGGTGCTGCTGCCGCCTCCGCCCGCGCCGGCCGCGCCGCCGGTGCCGGCGCCGGCGCCTCCGGCCCCCCCGCCGTCGGATGCCAAACCCGTCGTCCTCGACATGCCGGCGTTCATCGAGAAGAACTACGTCGGCCGCTCCGGCGGCAAGGCGACGCCGCTCGGGTGCAGTTCGGGAGGCTCGGGCACGCTGATCCAGATCAACGACGCCATCGCGAGCCACGCGCACGCCGATGCCGACGAGTTCCTCTATGTCATCGCGGGTCAGGGCACGGTCAAGCTTGGGGCGCGCGACGAATCGCTCGGTCCCGGCGTCTACCTGTTGATCCCGCGCGGTCTGCCGCACGCCTTTACCGCCGGGCCGAAGAAGCCGCTGGTGATGATTTCCGTTCGCGCCGGCGGCAGCTGCGCCGGCTGAGGCCGTCTCCAGTCGCCGCCGCGGCCGCGGCATTTCGATCGATAATGCGCCGTGGCGCTTTCCCCTGGCACCCGCATCGGTCCGTACGAGGTGACGGACCTGCTCGGCGCCGGCGGAATGGGGGAAGTGCATCGTGCGCGCGACACGCGGCTCGATCGTGACGTGGCGGTCAAGGTGCTGCCGTCGAGCGCCGCGCGCGATCCGCTGGCGCTCGAGCGCTTCAACCGCGAAGCCCGGACGATCGCCTCAGTCAGCCATCCGCGCATCTGCGCCGTCTACGACGTCGGCGAGTACGGCGGCAGCCCCTACATCGTCATGGAACTGCTCGACGGCAAGCCGTTGTACGCGCTGCTCGAGCAGCGCGGGCTGCCGGCCGAACAGGTCATCGACTGGGGCATGCAGCTCACCGACGCGCTGGAAGCGGCGCACGCGCGCGGCATCATCCACCGCGATCTCAAGCCTGCCAACGTCGTCATTACGGCGCGCGGTGACCTGAAGGTGCTCGATTTCGGCGTCGCCAAGCTGGTCGACGCGCAATCGGTGCAGGCGACGACGATGGCGGCGCTGACCGACGCCGGCGAGACGATCGGGACGACCGCCTACATGGCGCCCGAGCAGGTGCGGGGCGAGACGCTGGACCAGCGCGCCGATCTGTTCGCGCTGGGGCTGGTGCTCTATGAAATGGCGAGCGGACGCCGCGCCTTCGTCGGTGCGACGACCGGGTTGATCGCCGACGCGATTCTGAATCGGGCGCCCGTGCCGGTGCTCGAGCTGAATCCGGCGCTGCCACCGTCGCTCGCCGCGATCATCGCCAAGCTGCTCGAGAAGGATCGCGAGCTCCGCTATCGGCAGGCGGCCGACGTCCGCGCCGATCTGAAGCGCGCGCTGCGCGAGCTGCATGGGCCGGCCACTCACTCGCGCAGTACGAGCGCCCACGCTGCGGCCGCGCAGAAGTCCGTCGGGGTGCTGCCGTTCCGCAACCTGAGCGCCGATGCCGACAACGCCTTCTTCAGCGACGGCATCACCGAGGACCTGATCGACGCGCTCGGCCGCGTCGGAGGTCTCCGCGTCGCCTCACGGGCGTCGGCGTTCCGCTTCCGCGACGACGCACAGGATTTCAAGGCGGTCGGCGCCGCGCTGGGAGTGGGCGCGATCGTCGAAGGCAGCGTCCGACGGGCCGGCTCGCGGCTGCGGGTGAGCGCGGCGCTGGTCGATGCCGATACCGGCTTCCAGCTCTGGTCCGAGCGCTACGACCGCGAGATGGCCGACGTCTTCGAGATCCAGGACGAGATCGTCTCGGCGCTGGTCACGGCGCTGGCGCCGGCGCTGCTCGGCAAGGCCAAGGACGCCGTGCGGCGGCCGACCGACAATCTCGAGGCCTACGAGCAATATCTGAAGGGGCGGCACTACTGGCACCAGCGCTCGCCGACCACGCTGCGGCTGGCGATCCAGTCCTTCGAACGGGCGATCGCCCTCGACGCCGACTACGCGCTCGCCTACGCCGGGCTGGCGGATTCGTGGGCGCTTTACCGGCCCTACGGCTGGCTGCCGATCGAGGCCTGCTACCCGCAGGCCAAGGCCGCGGTCGAGCAGGCGATGGCCCTGGCGCCCGAGCTGGCCGAGGTGCAGTTCGCCCAGGCGCTGCACGTGCTCTATTTCCACCGCCGCTGGCGTGAGGCCGAGCCGTACTTCAAGCGCGCCATCGAAATGAATGCGCGCTGGTCGCTGGCGCGCGCCTTCCACGGTGTGGCGCTGGCCGGCATGTACCGTCTCGGCGAAGCAACGGTCGAAGCGTCGGCGGCGATCGAGCTCGATCCCCTGTCGCCGTTCATCCACGGCGCTGCCGGGATGGCCTATTTCGCTGGCGGCGACGTCGCGTCGGCGGAGCAGGCGGCACGCCGCGCGCTGCAGCTCCAGCCCGACTTCCTGATGGGAGTGTGGCTGCTGGCGATCGCGCTCGACGACCAGGGCAAGCTCGACGAAGCCGCACAACTGATGGAGCAGACCACCGCGCTGTCGCGCGCGCCGATCTTCGTCTCGATGCTCGGGAAGATCTACGCGCTGCAGCGCCAGCCCGGCGGCTGCGCGCGCATCGAAGCCGAGCTCGACGAGCGGCGGTCTCGCGGCGAGTACATCCCGCGCGCCTGCGACGTCATGATTGCGGTCGGCCGCCGCGACGTCGGGCTGGTGCGCGCGGCGCTCCGCGCCTGCATCGACGAGCAGACCTGCTGGCTGACGGTGCGGATGGGTCCAGGGCCGATGCTCGAGACGTTCCGCTCCGATCCGGAGGTCAATGCCCTGCTCGATACCATCTACGACGTCGCCGGCCCGGGGCTCGAATCCTCGAAATCGCGCACCGCCTGATTCGTCTCTCTTCCGACATAAACTGGAGGGTGCCCCCATGCTCGATGCCCTGCAGATCCTTCAGCGGACCGGCGGCGGCGTGACGATCCTCACGCTCTCCGGGGCGCTGGTCGACGAGGATGCGACGCGCCAGCTGCGCGCGGCGATCACGGCGGTGGTCGCCGGCGACGCTCCGGCGATCCTGCTCGATCTCGAGCGCCTCACCCATCTCGACTCCGGCGGTGTCGGCCTGCTGGTGGCGATGTTCCGCCACGTCACCCGCCGCGGCGGCCAGCTGAAGCTGTTGCGCCCGAGCCCGACGGCGCGGCGCGTCCTGGGCATTGCGCACATGACGCTCGTCTTCGACATTTTCGACGACGAGCGGGAGGCGCTCCTGAATCTCGGCGGCTCGTAGCCGGGCGACAGAATCGTTACCGGGCGTCGGTTTCGTAATCGGGCGCCCGTCCCCCCACGTCCATACCGGTCGAAACCCCCGGCAAAAGAGGATACGGACGTCGATCGCGCCGGAACGATTCGTGCGTTGTCGCGCGCCCGAGATGACCTTTCCATCCGTGTTCTCCACTGACCTCGCGATCGATCTCGGCACCGCCAACACCTGCGTCTTTGCGCAGGGGCGGGGTATCGTCCTCAACGAGCCGTCGATTGTTGCCTTCAACACCGTCAGGGGAGAGGTGGAAGCCGTCGGCCAGGACGCGCATGAGATGCTCGGCCGCACCCCCTCCAACATCCAGGCGGTCCGGCCGCTCAAGGACGGCGTCATCGCCGACTTCGACGCCGCCGAGAAGATGCTGGTGCATTTCGTCAAGAAGGCGATGGGGTCGTCGCGATGGAAGCGGCCGCGTCTCATCATCGGCGTGCCGTCTGAGATTACCCAGGTCGAGCGGCGGGCGGTGCGCGACAGCGGCTTCCGCGTCAAGGCGAGCGAAGTGCACCTCGTCGACGAGCCGATGGCCGCGGCGATTGGCGCGGGCCTGCCGATCACCGAGGCGGCCGGGAACATGGTCATCGACATCGGCGGCGGCACCACCGACATCGCGGTGATTTCGATGGCCGGCACCGTCTACGGCCGTTCGCTGCGGGTCGCCGGCGACGCGATGGACGACGCGATCATGACCTACCTGCGGAAGTCGTTCAACCTGCACATCGGCGAACGCACCGCGCAGCAGATCAAGTTCGAAATCGGATCGGCGATGCCGCTCGACGAGCCGCTGCGCATGGACGTCAAGGGACGGCACGTCGTCGAAGGGGTGCCGAGAACCGTCACGGTCAGCGATGCCGACATCCGAACCGCCCTCGCCGAGCCGCTGCGGCAGATCGTGATCGCCGTCCGCGAGTCGCTCGAGCGCATTCCGCCCGAGCTCTGCGCCGACATCTACGACCGCGGCGTGGTCCTCACCGGCGGCGGCGCGCTGCTGCGCAACCTCGACAAGCGCCTCCGCGATGAGACGGGGCTGCCGGTGCTCGTGGCCGAGAACCCGTTGACGTCCGTGGTCACTGGTGCGGGGATGA
Coding sequences:
- a CDS encoding APC family permease yields the protein MDTRNTVDLRRDLGVSDLTLTQVLFIVGLPWVGVAAKQGPAHVVLWLAAIVFFYLPSAAVVIHLNRAMPLEGGLYQWAKLGFNEFVGFLVAWNLWLFAILNTSETGLQVTQYFQYIRPGAGGLAEQSALVVAINVVILSALVAITIAGLNVGKWVHKSGGALMLATFAMLVALPWLNLWHGSLPSFHPLATAMPAMTILGFNIFTKMGFGALGGFEYVAIHAGECRSPERAITRSVWFAAPIIGAMFVFGTASVLTLVPIDRIDLIAPIPQVLSEGFAPLGAFRWIAPAAIVVLLCIRVAQASVMFAGNTRLPMVAGWDGLLPAWFTRLHPRRQTPVNSIVFVGAVTLAFSIAGQIGVGKQEAFQLLWNASGIFYALTYLVMFALPIADVRSPAWLRLAAASGLLMTLAFVVLSILPIISVESRLAFAVKIGGVVAAANVIGAVVFLNARRRSVHG
- a CDS encoding NAD(P)-binding domain-containing protein, producing MDTNPTRIALLGTGLLGSGMVRRFRTQGLEVTVWNRTAAKARALEAEGARAAASPAEAVRDAGRVHIVLSEDAVVDAVLEQILPALAADALIVDHSTTLPAATQARAERLSARGVRFLHAPVFMSPQMAADGTGVMIVSGPRPEYDAARRDLDAMTGDAWYVGERPDLAAAYKLFGNLMLFAVNGGLADIFTIARANGIDPLQSLEVFDHFKLMGGIPMRGRRMASGDTAPASFELTMARKDVRLMTEAARGGPLLILPTIARRMDEVIAEGRGDHDLAALGVAKP
- a CDS encoding cupin domain-containing protein; its protein translation is MQKTVILSLAVLVAASVQTPASAQTSASAQTPAPAQTPAPKRGGAARSGNVTFAVLVTDPSGTALTDVKVALTGAAERASRTESGRIVFEDLPAGNYRFRFEKDGFVPLEKELAARGSVPIDVKVTLVLLPPPPAPAAPPVPAPAPPAPPPSDAKPVVLDMPAFIEKNYVGRSGGKATPLGCSSGGSGTLIQINDAIASHAHADADEFLYVIAGQGTVKLGARDESLGPGVYLLIPRGLPHAFTAGPKKPLVMISVRAGGSCAG
- a CDS encoding protein kinase yields the protein MALSPGTRIGPYEVTDLLGAGGMGEVHRARDTRLDRDVAVKVLPSSAARDPLALERFNREARTIASVSHPRICAVYDVGEYGGSPYIVMELLDGKPLYALLEQRGLPAEQVIDWGMQLTDALEAAHARGIIHRDLKPANVVITARGDLKVLDFGVAKLVDAQSVQATTMAALTDAGETIGTTAYMAPEQVRGETLDQRADLFALGLVLYEMASGRRAFVGATTGLIADAILNRAPVPVLELNPALPPSLAAIIAKLLEKDRELRYRQAADVRADLKRALRELHGPATHSRSTSAHAAAAQKSVGVLPFRNLSADADNAFFSDGITEDLIDALGRVGGLRVASRASAFRFRDDAQDFKAVGAALGVGAIVEGSVRRAGSRLRVSAALVDADTGFQLWSERYDREMADVFEIQDEIVSALVTALAPALLGKAKDAVRRPTDNLEAYEQYLKGRHYWHQRSPTTLRLAIQSFERAIALDADYALAYAGLADSWALYRPYGWLPIEACYPQAKAAVEQAMALAPELAEVQFAQALHVLYFHRRWREAEPYFKRAIEMNARWSLARAFHGVALAGMYRLGEATVEASAAIELDPLSPFIHGAAGMAYFAGGDVASAEQAARRALQLQPDFLMGVWLLAIALDDQGKLDEAAQLMEQTTALSRAPIFVSMLGKIYALQRQPGGCARIEAELDERRSRGEYIPRACDVMIAVGRRDVGLVRAALRACIDEQTCWLTVRMGPGPMLETFRSDPEVNALLDTIYDVAGPGLESSKSRTA
- a CDS encoding STAS domain-containing protein, with translation MLDALQILQRTGGGVTILTLSGALVDEDATRQLRAAITAVVAGDAPAILLDLERLTHLDSGGVGLLVAMFRHVTRRGGQLKLLRPSPTARRVLGIAHMTLVFDIFDDEREALLNLGGS
- a CDS encoding rod shape-determining protein — encoded protein: MTFPSVFSTDLAIDLGTANTCVFAQGRGIVLNEPSIVAFNTVRGEVEAVGQDAHEMLGRTPSNIQAVRPLKDGVIADFDAAEKMLVHFVKKAMGSSRWKRPRLIIGVPSEITQVERRAVRDSGFRVKASEVHLVDEPMAAAIGAGLPITEAAGNMVIDIGGGTTDIAVISMAGTVYGRSLRVAGDAMDDAIMTYLRKSFNLHIGERTAQQIKFEIGSAMPLDEPLRMDVKGRHVVEGVPRTVTVSDADIRTALAEPLRQIVIAVRESLERIPPELCADIYDRGVVLTGGGALLRNLDKRLRDETGLPVLVAENPLTSVVTGAGMMLTDMALLRKVSTN